The Chionomys nivalis chromosome 1, mChiNiv1.1, whole genome shotgun sequence sequence TCTCTCTTCTCCAGGGCCTGGCATGCTTTGCACATGTTCTGAGCCATTCGAACGAGGAAGGGTTTTACTGGGCCCCCAGCTCTGATTCAGTTTTCTCCTAAAGTCTTGCTAGGAAGGTTCAGCTTGGTATTTCCTTAAGAAAGCTGCAGAGTCAGGCGTGGTGAAGGaaacctttaaacccagcactcaggaggcagaggcaggaggatctctgagtttgaggccagcctggtctagaatagcaagttccagggagcCAGCGTTACACAGTGAGAGcatctctcaaaaaataaggggaaACGGCAGAGATATTAATGTTTAATCTATATTGATCATGGTGATTCTCAGTTCATTTAGTTTCCTGCTCAGCTGTGACTCTTAAATATTTTAGATGAGAAACTCGGGTTTGAGAAACTCGGGAGCCTGCAGAGCACAGCAAACACCCATGAAAGGGGCTTCCTCACACTGTGATAGGAATTTAACTCAGACTACCATGTTAAGTTAATGACTGaatattgtaattattttctttaccCAATGAGTAGGTTACCACTGTTAGTCATGTTTTTGTATTTTCACCTTTTTGTAACTTAACTGTAAtggcttaattttattttaaaaagcttactGTGGTATAATAAGTATTTTCCAGTTTATTTTACTGAGCTGCAAGTGCATCTCAGTGGAGTTTCATGTCGTTATTGAACAGAAACCAAAATCAATGTCAAATATCAATGCACTGAAACACTGTATGTATTAATTCCATATTTAAATGAACTAAATTGGTGCCTGTTTAGAATGAGTGAaaggttttttcctttttttcaagacagggtttctctgtaactttagcatgtcctggtactagctcttgtagacctggttggcctcaaacacacagagatcccgCTGCCTccgcatcccgagtgctgggattaaagggatgggCTACCATCACCTGGTGAAGTGAAAAGTTTTAAACTTTCACCCACTACCGCACTGATTCATATAAGTCGAGAGTTTCTATTCTGCAGCTCAAAGCAGCTTTGTAATAGTAGGAACTCACGTGACAGATGATACAATGCTCACAAGTTTAAAAATACTACATAAGTTGTTTTGCCTCATCCATGTATATAAAACAAGTGAATTTGATGTTTAGTCTGAGAGCCCATTTCCCAAGTTATCTCATATGTATTCAAATATTACAGACTCTGATGCAATTCATATTCCAAGTATTTTGGAAAACAATACTCAGTTTCTAATATGTGCCAGAAACTACAAATGTCATCGCTAGGCTCAGTGATCATTAGGCTTCCTGTATTCAGGCCCAACGTCTCCACTCTCGTCCCCTCCCTGCCAGGCTGGCCATTCTGTAGTCAAGATGTCAGCAGGCTGGTGTATGGGACATTTTGCAGGTGCAGTGGTATCTCTTGGTCCATCTCTGATTGGAATGCTCCTTCAGGCTGCTTCTATCAGAGGACAAAGCTCAAGGCCAAGAGCCCCTTGCCTCTTACTTTGAGAATTGCCACCCCAAATCCATGCTGGTCATCCTTCCCTTTGACAGAGGGGAGAGCACAATACTAGAGTGGGTAGAGCAAAAAGCTTCAGGGCAGAACTGGACCAACCTACTCCAATAGCCAACACCCTCAGGGGTTCTGAGTGTTTGACCCTTGCTCAGTGCTGGGTGTGGGGAAGGCATGGGAGCATTCTTCATCTTGAGACATCAAGACTGTGCAGCCCACACTAAGCCTTAGGTAGAAATGCAGGGTGCAGAGGAGAACTCGATTCGCAGCAGGCATCAGAAACAAAGCGCTTTTGAATATATGCACAAGGAAGTACAGCAGAAGGACACCATGAGAGAGAAGTTGGGGAGGTGCCGTTTTCTGGCTTAGCTCTGAATGGGCtacttcatcttcttcttctgttgTGCCTGGACCTTTGAGCCAAGAGCCTGCAGATCTGAGTACAAGTTCCTCTTCAGGATGGCACTGCTGCACAGCAAGGCCCCTTGTAGGGCCCCTATTAGACCACACGTGAAGATATCTTGGCCTAGAAAGCAAAAGCAGTGGTCCATGAATGTCTACACACATGAAGATGGGCAAGCAATGGTTCTTGTGTTCATCCCTCCATTTCAGGGCCACCCAATGAGAGACAGCTTCAGATAGACCCCAGGACTGTAGTGAGCCAAGGTAGCCCAGCTCCTAATATGGGACCCAAAGGGGACAGCGGGGTCTGAGGATGGGAACAAAAGATTGTGTCAGGGAATCCCAGATTCTGGCAAAGTGAAGGATTGTACCTGTCAGGTAGAGGTTGGGGATGGGGGTTTGGGCTCTTAGGGAAGCCATAGCATGAGGATGCAGACGAGCCAGGTCATGGTCGGCCCCATAGGGAGCACCTCGGGGAGCAGCCAGATAGTACTGGTTGGTCAGTGGGGATCCCCCAATCACACTGTCCACCTGAGGAGGCAAAAGGGCAGGGCAAAGGTGAACAAGGAAATCTGCAAGGACCTGACCCTTCCTCGCGACTCTGTTACCTCAGGCTGTACCCCTGCACCCAGGAAAGACAATTAAGGCGTGTGTCATCATCTCCAGCATTGTGAACATCAGCCCCTACCTTGCCCTCCAGCTGTGGGAACAGTTTCATGACCATGGACATAGAGGCTTCCACGAAGGTGTTTTTGAGGGTCTCATAGTCAGCACCCCGCTTGCCTTGTGGCTCCTCCTGCCACTCCTCAAACCACTCGAAGGCCGTGGGTACCAGCACAGTCATGGTGGATCGACCTGCAGGTATACAGCCATGTCCTTGCTGCTTGGCCCTGCCTTGACCCACACCTAGCTCCCCTGGACCTAGAGCCCTACCTGGAAATCTGTCCTCCCAGGTTGGGTCCTTGGTTGATGGGAAGGCAATGAAAAAAAGGGGAATGTGTTCTGGAGCCTTTTCCTTGGGCATAGAGATGTAGCGTTCCATCCTGTAAATGAGGTGGGTGTGACTGCCAATCTCTAGGCCATTTTCCTCTGAAACCACCAACAGCACCCAGAAGATGGTTCACTTCCAGAAACTCCCCACAGGGTGAAACAGACACAGCTTTGGTATATAAACCCTTTCTGGACGTCCACTGGGGACCACGCACCTGCTCCCTCAACACACATCCTCCTGCGACTCCTAGAACCATGTCAAGGGTGGAAGCGTGGTCCTGAGGGTTGAGGCCCAGAGCCATCAGTCTTCCCACCCCTCCCATCTTACGCTTTATCCATGTCCGTGTCAAAATAAACATAGTAGTTGGTGCACTGAAGCTTCAGGTCCTGCTTGGTTCCTCTCAGGCAGATGAAAAGTGAGAGCGCGCTTATGATGCCAGGCCTTATCATCGCCAGCTGCTTCTTCACATCTGTAGAGGGAGCCAGTGAGCACTGCATTGCAGGAGCTGTGACCAGACAGCTCCTCCTGCCAGGACAGCCTCAGGATACTCCCTTTCTGACCTGCAGCTTGCTGCTCAGCTGCCAGCATCCACAGAGACATAGCCACTTTTACAGCTCTTCCTACAGGATCCTGGCAGGGACCTGCTCTTCCTGGTGTGTCCATCAGCCTCAGATTCTTTCCTCCTCTACCAATTCTGCTCCATGCACCACTGGTCATAGGTGCTGGCTCCCACACTGCTAATTCACAGCACCTCTGCACGATCAGACTGTCCCAGTTGTCCCCTTAGATACTGTAGGTGCACATGGACAAGTGTGTGTCCGGATGTGCGGGGAGGAGTCGGCAGGCAACATGGTTGTCTTCTTCCACTCAGGGATCTAACTCAGATCACCAGACTTTGcagtaaatttcttttttcctgtagCCATCTCTATGGTCCTTGATGTTtctagaggcagggtctcacgtTGCCATGGAGACATCCATGATGAAAGATTATTGCCAAATACCCCTCTTCTATCTTGCCTGTTTgtgaaatcaaacccagggcttgatgcatgctagacaagctcACTAATCAACTGAGTTTCACCCCcagccctcttctgcccttcGAGAGTCCTTTTCTATTAGAGTCCCAGTTTCTCAGGCAAATAAACAGGCTTTGGATTCTCAGCCTGAAGTCCACAACCTACACATTGGCAACAGACATATAACAGGGTCCTCAGAGCTCCACCATTGCCTCTGTGAAGGTACCTTCACctgtgtggtcctgggttcccCAAATGTAAATGTGATGGTGCTGGTAGCAGAGGGGAGATCGACCGCCAGAGGGGTGCCCAACAAGAGGACGAGCGTCACCCAGGCTGGGTTATAAGCTCCACAGTAGAATGCCAGTTCAGAGGACCAGCCTTTACCTGGCAGACAGCGGACACTCTCTGGCACTAAGTGCTGGTAGGTATTGAACACTCCTGCATTGGAGATGACGACGGGGCAATAGATGTTCACCAGCTCATGTCCGTTCTTGACACTGACACCTGTAGACACAAGAATATGGCTGAGGTTCTGTGAGCtcctgaagaagagaaagatagGGGTGCACTGAACCTAGGGGCTCACACATGCCAGAAAAGTGCTGTACCACTGAATTACATCCCATACTTAAGTGAGTTGTTTTTCTGCTGGTACAGATAATCTGCTTCTCCATATCTCTTTTAAGTTTATGGAAAATTTGATCACTGTGAACCCGATTTTCCATTTGCTTTaactaaataaaatcaatgttGGGTGTGGAGGCTGAGTTAGCAGCTGGTTGAGAGAAAGGAATCACAGAGTCATGGTTGTCTGTAAGATGATAGGCAcatggagaggagaagggaaagacttgGTGTAGCATCGGTTATTTTGTTTTGGCAGAGTGGAAGGACGTTCTCTTTTGGAGAGGCCAGCAGAGAGAAGGTCAGCTATctgctactcagcctctctgagctagcacgTTCCCCCCCCCATCCTTTTTTTCCAGAGTCTTATTAAAAGTAGAACAATGGAGATTTAATTAAAAGCTTATTCATCACCAATAATATTGCCAGTGCCTGCTGGAACAGAATTTCCACAGGCCATGGCCTGAGTAGCTGGCCCGCTGCCAGAGAAGAAGACCAGTAACTTTGAAGCCAAAGTTTTCTTGCAAAAACAGCAGCAGATTGAAGCGCAGCCTCTGtgccaacagaaaaaaaagtcacttaaTGCTGTGATATCACTCGGTGGTACAGCACATGTCTGGCATGTGTGAGCCCCTAAGTTCACTGCACCCCTACCtttcataaaacaaaatccaagaaagcGTGAAATGTATTTCTCTCAGAGCTTTAATTATGGTATGAtgacatatgcctgtaatcctaccaTTTAGGAGGAAGAAACAACACAACCAGGGGCTAAAAGGGCAGCTACCAGTATAAAGCAAATTAAGGACTAAAACTGACCACGTAAGACCCCACCTCAAAATATTAGATCTGTCTAGAGCTACACTATAGACAGATGTCTCCTAAGCCCTCCTTTCTCAAACCAGAAGTTCCTCTGAGCAAAGGAGGCCCCAGGCATTCACACTCAGCCCGAACCTCAAATGCTCTGTCTTGTCCGTCTCTGGCTCTTCTCACCCACCCATAAGGTCTTGCTTATCTTTAGCCAAGTGCTCCCATCCCAAGAACACTGGTTTTCTGGAGTCCCGGGCCTCCCTCACTGCTGCCAAGTTCTTCGTCCTCAGTGCTCCCATCACTCAGCTTCATGAATCACAAGAGTTTCTGTGGTCCGCTGTAGCCTCTGTGTCCAACCTCATCTCTGGCCATTCTCACAAAACCCTTATGTCAATCCTGACCTGCtgtaacaactgattctcttcctttgttctgCGTGGTGGTCAGGGTGCTGCAGCCcacatgtggagctcagaggacaacttacagggtcaattctctccttccaacatgtagGCTGTGGAAccaaactgaggtcatcaggcatAGTGGCTGGAATATTTATCCAgtgagctgtctcaccagcccaGACCCAAGGATCTTACCCTGAATGTACAAGCTGGTTCAACTATAAAGACACATCAGGTCCCTTTCACCACAGCCCAGTGACCCCTCAGTTCAGTGCAGGTCTCTTACCACAGGCTCTCCCAGCAGAGTCCAGCAGCACACCCTTCACGGTGGCCCTGGTGAGGACAGCGCCCCCGGCACGCTGAATCAATGGGATGGTATGGAAGGCGATCTCACTGGATCCTCCTCGGGGGTAATACGCCCCTTGTATGTAGTGGTCAATTGTCAGAGCATGCATTGAAAAGGCGGTGTGGCTGGGGGTTACTCCTAAagcataaaaaaagaaagaaaagatgagcgGGCAAGAGTGGTCACTTGGCACCATTCTGGAAGAAACAGGGCTTCTTGTGAAGGGTCATGTGAGTCCATCCCAGGATCCCATGCTCCTTTTGAGTTTAGTGGGATATAAATACACTCCCTGAAAACATTATCCTGCAGACACCAAGGAAGTCACTGCCAGTGATGGCTAAAGAGAAAACTTGCCATTGAGCTGTGTGACAGTCTCACCTCAAAGCTGAAATGGAAGGATCACTGAATCAAAGCCAGACTAgcctacagagagttccagaccacCCTGAACAAAGTCAGAACCTGTCTCAGGGGTGAGCATGTGGAGGAGAAAATgcactggggatgtagctcaattagCAGGGTGCtttcctagcatgcaggaaggcCTGGGTTTGCTCTCCAGCACCGTGAACCCAGGCTTAGTGACTCATagctctaatcctagcactgggattggaggcagaaggatcaggattTAAGGGCACCCTTCAAAACAAGAATTCAAAGATTGCCTggaagaccctgcctccaaaaaggaatgaaaagaaaaaggagagaagaagaaaagataaaggggaaaaaaagaaaaatgaatctcgagtttataaaaaaagaatttctaccAGTGTCCAGCAAGGAACAGACTTCTCAGCCCTATGGACAAATTTTATCAGGCCTGGTCTATTCTGGCTTGTCAGCTAGGCAGATGGGGAAGAAAGACCAAAAGTTGGGAGAGCAGCAGCTTAGAAGAGCCTGGGTCAGGAGCACCCACCGTACGTGGGGAAGATGTAGCTGAGAACGGCCTGGAGCTCAGGGGAAGCCCCGAGCTGCTGCAGGACCTCGGCCAGGCTCTGGGTAGATGCTCGGCAGAAGGGAGAGAAACGAGTCAGCAGCCCGAACTTGTTGAGGAGCTGAGTCAAGGGCAATGGGAGGAACTTCAGTAGGATGGCATGAGAGGCTCCACGGGCCACCACCTGGGGAGAAAGAGTAGGGTGAGTCTCTAGAGCCCCTGTAGGCTGACAACTCTCTTGTCCCCGGCACTGACTGCAGGCCCGGCAATGCTTACTCATGTCTGAATTTTtggacttaaaaaaaatgtaagctgAGCAGGCGTTGTGGCTCAGGCTTGTGATCCCAACAGCTGAGATGCTAAGTCAGGAGaactgctatgagttcaagggcaaccagAGCCATAGACTGACACACGAGTCAGGACTGAATAGCAAGATTTTCTTCCTCATCACAACAtatacaataacaacaacagcataacagcaacaacaacatggCCACGGATTTTTCTCCTTCTTACCACTATGAGTCTGCCATTGCCCTTCCTTCACCAGCTcaaaaaaaactgtatttttttttattatatatatagagTCCGATATATCCCtgtgaactcctaatcctccacCTCgtacctcctgagtgccaggattaccaTCTTGCTCAGTGTATGCAGTGCTCAGGAACTTATTTAGAGGTTTGTACATGCGAAGCATGAGGCATATCTCCTGCCCTCAAATCCCTACCAAACATACGGTCCAgaaaccaggtgtgatggcatacacccagcagagacaggtggatctctgtgagttccatgccagccagcGCTAAACTGTgggactctttctcaaaaatcacaaACCAACCAAGAGTCTTGCTCCTCTCAGGGGACATCTAACTTCCTCAAAGTCTGACTCCCCCGGGGTGCCATCTAGAGGCCAGTGTGAGGGCAGCAGCTGAAGAGCCAAGCAGAGCACAGACGTATACAAGTGTACACTGCATTCAGGACAGACATGACCAGTCCTTCCTGCCTACCTCCCCACCTCAGTTCCTCCCAACCAGGTCCTTCAGCAATGAAACACTCTTGTTGGGAATGAACTGTGGATGCTGATTGGAGTTCATGCTACCTTAACTAGCTCCATGTACTTGTCAATGACAGCTTCTTCCTTGGGGAACTTCTCCTTAAGGCCCTGGATGTACTGTTTCCTCCCACTGTACATGGGGAATTCCTTTCGGCCACTAGGTTTTTCTAGTATCATCAGGTCATGAGGAGAAGCCATGGGGGCCCAGTCCAGCTGCCCTTCAGTGATCTGGTCCAAGATAAAACGGCCAATGTTGCCTTCCCGCATGCGTCCAATATAATGGATTCCTGTTGGGTGGTGGAAAGAAGAAGTACATAGATAAAAGGATTGCTCCCTGGAAATGTGCCAGGTAAGGAAGAGGTTGCCCTGCCTGGCCAAGTTCATGTCCAGAGAAGGCTGCCCACCCGTTCTAAAGGAATCTACCAGAACATATACAACCCAATTCTTGCCAGGCCAGACAGAAATGGAGATGCCCAGAAAGAAGCTGGGACCTGCAAAATATACAGGTGACCCCTAATTATCCCATTGTGCATACCCAATATCACCCCATAGAACCTGTTCCTAGCCTCCGAAAGACAGAGCCAAGCTCCCAACCCTTTTCTACACAGCCCTTACCAGTGTCAAATTCAAGACCATTTTCTCTGAAGGTATGACAGCAGCCCCCTGCCTTGGTATGTTGTTCCAGGACAAGGACTCTTTTGCCAGCTTTAGCCAGAATCGCAGCTGAGGCCAGCCCCCCAATGCCACTGCCAATCACCACGGCATCCAGCTTCTCTGGTACTCGGCTGGCTGAGAATGctgaagagaggaggagacagagggcgGGCTTCTCAGACAagagcagggaggcagagaagtCAGAGAAGCCAGAGGGGACCTCTCTAGCTTATAGTATGTGAGACCCCTCTAAGGCAACCCTGGCATGCTGGTGCACTACTGGGATTCCAGCCCCTGGAAGGtgggttaggagttcaaggtcatcctcagttatacAGATGACCTGCAGGACAACCTGGGCTCATTAGACCCAGTGTTGAaacaggacagaaagagagacagacccCTGTCTAGGGCACTTTAGCAGAGAACTCTTGATTAATATGGCTCGAACCTTTTTTCCAGGGAATACTCATTCCAGGAAGGCAGATTAAACAGTGATGAGATAGGTCTTAACCCTACTATGTACCTGAGAATTTTCATACCTTTCAAAGAAAGTAGGAAGCAGCTGACTACCAGAAAGAGGGCAAGAGCATAGGCATTGTTATCTAAGTGCAGACATTTCTATGAATGTGATCACGGAAAGAAAAGAACACGGGGAGGGAGGAGCCTGTGCTGGGGGCTCTGGGAACTGGGCTTCTTTGGAAGAGGCAAGGTCTAATAATGCCAATGGAGCTGGGGCAGGCAGGGCTGCTCAGAGCTGTTACTCTGAGAGTCACAGCACCAACCTCACACAGACCACTGGTGTGGCAGTCACCTGACAGGACCAAGCTAGAAAGCTCTTCCtacagaagacctgaatttgttgtttctcctgctctctccctcATTTCCCCTTTCGTTCTTTCCTTTCCGGGATTCGTTGATGTGggttttctggagacagggtttcactgtgcagccctaAAGGcctgaactccctgtgtagagatccacctgactttcCTCCCCAGCATGGGGTCACAGGAATGCGCCACTAGGTTCAGAAATCTGTTCATTAAAATCCCTGCCCAGGGCAGATGCAGGGCCGCACAGCTTCACTTGTGGCACTTAGAGGTAGAGGAAGAAGactctcagtgagttcaaggccagcctggtttatatagaaAGTTGCCGTACAGcctggggactagagagatagtGTCCCCCAAAGAGTTCACTGCTCAGGCCCTTGTGGCTCACATCTGTGATTCCACCATCTGTAATCTCTTTCTTATGGTATGAGAACATTGTGAATTTGAAGCACAGTTTGCccacatagcaagttctaaaGTTAGCCCGGGCTACAAGTATGAGATCTAAGCCCCTCCCCAAATCCACAAACAATAACAGTAATGAGATACCTAAATTAGCACACTTTAGGAAGTAGACACTCAAGGATTAGGAATACATGGTCAGTCCCCAGTAAATAGTGAACTGAGGTAACCTGGGCTAAAGTTTACAAGCAAGAGTCCcctggaagccgggcggtggtggcgcacgcctttaatcccagcacttgggaggcagaggcaggcagacctctgtgagttcgagaccagcctggtctacaaagggagttccaggacaggctccaaagctacagagaaccctgtctcgaaaagccaaaaaaaaaaaaaaagagtcccctGGAGGTCAAACATGaaatccttgtttgttttttgaaggtTTTACATTTTAGGGTTTTGGTTATTTGGTGTTTGtttagacagtgtctctctgtgtattccAGCCTGGAATTGCTAGTTTGCACCACTATGCGCAGCTCCAACACTTCTTTTGAATCTCGAAGGCCGGGCATGTTGGTACCTGCTTGTAATCCCATCTTCCTGTAGGCAAAAGCAGAAGGGCTGCTCTGAGTATGAGCCTGGGCTTCatggtgagtttgaagccagctccAAACCAAAAGTGAGACCTttcacaaaaaccaaaaacactggGAGCAACTCTACTCGTGTTTCACAGATGTCGGGATGACATCTCCCAAATTTATAATAAAGCTTCAGTCCTATGAACTGGGACTACACTTTGCCTGTCAAACCActtgttgggaaaattttctgtGCTGCTTCCTATAACACGAGTTTGCACAGTAGCATAGGAAAAAGTTGGTTCTATAACCAAGTAGGTGAAAGGTCTCTTACTCTGTGTCAGCTGTTATCTGAAAAGATTCCAACTGGAAGTGCTGGGACTAAGTTATGCCCACATCTTGGTATGCCAAGGGTAGTGCCCACACCCAAAACTTCAGGAGCAAAGAATACTAAGACGTGGAGGTTCTATGTGCAAGCGAGTTTTCCCGGCACTTTTCTAATGGGCAGATAGGTCCGTTCCCTCCATGAGACAACCTGAGAGCAGTCCTGGAACCCACAGTCCCTCCAGCTGACCTTGTTTGAGAACCTTCTTCCTAGCGTCCTTGTCGGTCACCAGGGGTTCAGGTGGCCGCTTGACGTCCTCGGCAAAGGGGTTCGGGGAGTTTCCGCTGAAGAGACCCAAGTAAACCCTGCGGAGACCCGCCAGCAGCAGCGTGGCCAGTAGCAGCAAGGTGAGCCACATCGTGCAGCCTGAGCTTGGAATAAGGCGACTTCTCTGTCTGGGTCAGCTTTTATGTCGGAAGCTCTGCTCCAGTAGTTTGTCATTAGAGAAACACCAAACAAACCGGTCCAACGAACTTTGACCAATGCCGGTGCAAAGCTGATCTTGAAGGTCCATCTTCGCCCTTTGTTTGACGCAGTTTCAATTGCCTTCATGGAAACTTTGTTCCTGCTCAGGCCAGGACACACTTAGCACCTGCGCGATGAGGCTCCAAGGCTATGCGGTGACCCTTACTGGTAGGTTGGCAATGTGTCTGATGAGTCAGGCGGGTGTTGTGAGGAAGGTGCAGGTGAGGGAGACAATGGGGGATGGAAATGGTCACCGCTGGGCAGGACAAGGCTGAAGGTTGCAGGTCTGACCGCGAttcacctgggaggcagagaagaccTGTGTTCTGGTGCCAGTTCTGTGATGGATTCGCTGAAACCTCAGAGGCAACTCATTGCTTTTTTCTACTTTCCCTCACAGGCAATGAGAAAGTTTTTGTCCCCGCATCCCTACACAGCCTCCGCCTGTCTGGATTGCATGAAGTGAGAGCCCTGTTGAGAGTTGCAGAAGCTCTGTCCTGAATCTGTCGCTCACTGCAGAATCCTGGTCCATGAAGTTGCCCCTAATTGCAGTTCCTTGGACAGGGCCTCTAAGTTCAGAGCCACAGGGAACAAGACTCAAG is a genomic window containing:
- the LOC130889006 gene encoding all-trans-retinol 13,14-reductase-like, encoding MWLTLLLLATLLLAGLRRVYLGLFSGNSPNPFAEDVKRPPEPLVTDKDARKKVLKQAFSASRVPEKLDAVVIGSGIGGLASAAILAKAGKRVLVLEQHTKAGGCCHTFRENGLEFDTGIHYIGRMREGNIGRFILDQITEGQLDWAPMASPHDLMILEKPSGRKEFPMYSGRKQYIQGLKEKFPKEEAVIDKYMELVKVVARGASHAILLKFLPLPLTQLLNKFGLLTRFSPFCRASTQSLAEVLQQLGASPELQAVLSYIFPTYGVTPSHTAFSMHALTIDHYIQGAYYPRGGSSEIAFHTIPLIQRAGGAVLTRATVKGVLLDSAGRACGVSVKNGHELVNIYCPVVISNAGVFNTYQHLVPESVRCLPDVKKQLAMIRPGIISALSLFICLRGTKQDLKLQCTNYYVYFDTDMDKAMERYISMPKEKAPEHIPLFFIAFPSTKDPTWEDRFPGRSTMTVLVPTAFEWFEEWQEEPQGKRGADYETLKNTFVEASMSMVMKLFPQLEGKVDSVIGGSPLTNQYYLAAPRGAPYGADHDLARLHPHAMASLRAQTPIPNLYLTGQDIFTCGLIGALQGALLCSSAILKRNLYSDLQALGSKVQAQQKKKMK